The following proteins are co-located in the Egicoccus sp. AB-alg2 genome:
- a CDS encoding N-acetyltransferase family protein gives MRNGSGEVTVRATSPDDRAALLAYLERLPDDDRRRRFFGSRALERHLDSWLALPARGGTTLVAMTDGEAGPRCVGEAGFAPRDDGSAEFAMSVDVEHRGGLGRALFGELRRRAAAAGFTALYGDVLESNAPMLGLLRRRGGATIERPDDSVVGIVVGTASCAPPWPDAGPGPRVLVEAPRGRWAGEAVVRGAGAQVAVCPGPEDRTPGEPCPLLTTGSCPLVDGADVVVHALPAGRRASETVRRTLLKGPVPVVVPEQDAGDIDPRRVVAILTS, from the coding sequence ATGCGCAACGGCAGCGGCGAGGTCACGGTCCGGGCCACGTCACCCGACGACCGCGCGGCCCTGCTGGCCTACCTGGAGCGCCTTCCGGACGACGACCGACGCCGACGGTTCTTCGGCTCGCGCGCGTTGGAACGCCACCTCGACTCCTGGCTCGCCCTCCCGGCCCGGGGTGGCACGACGCTCGTCGCCATGACGGACGGCGAGGCGGGGCCCCGGTGCGTCGGCGAAGCCGGCTTCGCGCCGCGGGACGACGGGAGCGCGGAGTTCGCCATGTCGGTCGACGTCGAGCATCGGGGCGGCCTCGGCCGCGCGCTGTTCGGCGAGCTGCGCCGGCGAGCCGCGGCGGCCGGGTTCACCGCCCTGTACGGCGACGTCCTGGAGAGCAACGCCCCGATGCTGGGGCTGCTGCGTCGTCGTGGCGGGGCGACCATCGAGCGTCCCGACGACAGCGTCGTCGGCATCGTGGTGGGCACGGCATCGTGCGCGCCACCCTGGCCGGACGCCGGCCCGGGGCCGCGCGTGCTGGTCGAGGCTCCCCGGGGCCGGTGGGCCGGCGAGGCGGTCGTGCGTGGGGCTGGTGCCCAGGTAGCGGTGTGCCCGGGCCCCGAGGACCGGACCCCCGGTGAGCCCTGTCCGCTGCTCACCACCGGATCGTGCCCGCTCGTGGATGGCGCCGACGTGGTCGTGCACGCCCTGCCGGCCGGTCGGCGGGCCAGCGAGACGGTGCGTCGCACCCTCCTGAAGGGGCCGGTGCCGGTCGTGGTACCCGAGCAGGATGCCGGCGACATCGACCCGCGCCGGGTCGTCGCCATCCTCACGTCCTGA
- a CDS encoding MerR family transcriptional regulator, which translates to MAAHRIGELAEAAGLTVRTLHYYEEIGLLVASDRTEAGHRLYSQADLERLYRIRLLRRFGLALDEIGRALDDPAWSLRAAMSRHLGAVEEQLRAATRLRDRLVRVVGSDGADAPLDAEMLGLLEEMTMFATTMQRRISFLVYRDLEAAYGFLAEVFGLGPGRLDRTAEGRAVHGEVHAGDGVIWLHGEDPDFGLASPATIGAATSGVAVLVDDVDAHCERTRAAGATIVQEPVDQPYGYRIYSARDNEGGLWSFMKPLD; encoded by the coding sequence GTGGCAGCACATCGCATCGGTGAACTCGCCGAGGCTGCTGGGCTGACGGTCCGCACGCTGCACTACTACGAGGAGATCGGGCTCCTCGTCGCCTCCGACCGCACCGAAGCCGGTCATCGGTTGTACAGCCAGGCTGACCTCGAGCGTCTGTACCGGATCCGGTTGTTGCGACGGTTCGGACTGGCACTGGACGAGATCGGCAGAGCGCTGGATGACCCGGCATGGAGCTTGCGAGCCGCGATGAGTCGCCACCTCGGTGCGGTCGAGGAGCAGCTCCGAGCGGCCACCCGTCTGCGTGACCGCCTGGTCCGCGTGGTCGGCTCCGACGGCGCCGACGCCCCCCTCGATGCTGAGATGCTGGGACTCCTGGAGGAGATGACCATGTTCGCCACGACCATGCAGCGACGGATCTCGTTCCTGGTCTACCGGGACCTCGAGGCTGCCTACGGCTTCCTGGCCGAGGTGTTCGGGCTGGGGCCTGGCAGGCTCGATCGCACCGCCGAGGGCCGGGCCGTCCACGGCGAGGTCCATGCCGGCGACGGTGTGATCTGGCTCCACGGCGAGGACCCCGACTTCGGGCTGGCCTCGCCGGCGACGATCGGCGCGGCAACCTCGGGGGTCGCTGTCTTGGTCGATGACGTCGACGCGCACTGCGAGCGCACGCGAGCGGCCGGCGCCACGATCGTCCAGGAACCGGTCGACCAGCCCTATGGCTACCGGATCTACAGTGCCCGCGACAACGAGGGCGGCCTGTGGTCGTTCATGAAGCCCCTCGACTGA
- a CDS encoding amidohydrolase family protein codes for MDLDALVAIDVHTHAEISDDGHPSLSPELEAGKAAYFKAGVPQPTIDELAAHYRQRRIAAVVFTVDAQAATGHPPIPNEEVAAGCARHPDVLIPFASLDPHRGRAAVVQARRLVEEHGVRGFKFHPSLQAFWPSDRMAYPLYEAIAELGVPALFHSGQTGIGAGLPGGGGIRLKYSNPMELDDVAVDFPELTIICAHPSVPWQDEALAVATHKPNVYIDLSGWSPKYFPPQLVRQANSLLRHKVLFGSDYPVITPDRWLADFEQLDLKPEVRPLILKDNAIRALGLT; via the coding sequence CTGGACCTCGATGCCCTCGTCGCGATCGACGTGCACACCCACGCCGAGATCTCCGACGACGGCCATCCTTCGCTGAGCCCGGAATTGGAAGCCGGGAAGGCGGCCTACTTCAAGGCCGGCGTCCCGCAGCCCACCATCGACGAACTCGCCGCCCACTACCGCCAACGCCGCATCGCCGCGGTCGTGTTCACCGTGGACGCGCAGGCGGCGACGGGCCACCCGCCGATCCCCAACGAGGAGGTGGCCGCCGGCTGCGCCCGACACCCCGACGTGCTGATCCCGTTCGCGAGCCTGGATCCGCATCGCGGCCGGGCGGCGGTCGTGCAGGCCCGTCGGCTCGTGGAAGAGCACGGCGTGCGGGGTTTCAAGTTCCACCCGTCGCTGCAGGCCTTCTGGCCGAGCGACCGCATGGCCTACCCGCTGTACGAGGCGATCGCCGAGTTGGGCGTGCCGGCGCTGTTCCACTCCGGCCAGACCGGCATCGGGGCCGGTCTGCCGGGCGGCGGCGGGATCCGCCTGAAGTACTCCAACCCGATGGAGCTCGACGACGTCGCGGTCGATTTCCCGGAGCTCACCATCATCTGTGCCCACCCGTCGGTGCCCTGGCAGGACGAGGCACTCGCCGTGGCCACGCACAAGCCGAACGTCTACATCGACCTCTCCGGGTGGTCGCCGAAGTACTTCCCACCGCAGCTGGTCCGTCAGGCCAACTCGCTGCTCAGGCACAAGGTGCTGTTCGGCTCCGACTACCCCGTCATCACGCCCGACCGGTGGCTCGCGGACTTCGAGCAGTTGGACCTGAAGCCGGAAGTTCGCCCGCTGATCCTGAAGGACAATGCGATCCGGGCCCTGGGCTTGACGTGA
- a CDS encoding PaaX family transcriptional regulator C-terminal domain-containing protein, which yields MTELIDAVAVEEDVPAGAAPGQPRALGRARAQRLLVTLLGDYWQTGREPLPSAGLVRVLEAFGIAPANARATLSRLTQRGMLVRFKHGRRTSYAPSDHTMRLLRRGGERIFALDDGEDWDGTWTLIAFSLPVDDGDLRRLLRARLRWLTFWPVYDGTWVTPHDRVDAVREQLSELEITDAMVLRSRDVELLPDGLARLRQAWQLDVLADAYQTYLHRYQPLHERARTGAVAPDEALVQRTELVDDWRRLVRDDPDLPATFLPDGFPRSRARQVFLATYAALARPAADRFEQFVRGDG from the coding sequence ATGACGGAGCTCATCGACGCGGTGGCGGTCGAGGAGGACGTCCCGGCCGGGGCGGCACCTGGCCAGCCGCGCGCGCTCGGTCGTGCGCGAGCGCAGCGTCTCCTGGTCACGTTGCTCGGTGACTACTGGCAGACCGGGCGCGAGCCGTTGCCCTCCGCCGGGCTCGTGCGGGTCCTGGAGGCCTTCGGGATCGCACCGGCCAACGCGCGAGCCACCCTCAGCCGGCTCACCCAACGGGGCATGCTGGTGCGGTTCAAGCACGGACGGCGGACCAGCTACGCGCCGAGCGACCACACCATGCGGCTCCTACGACGTGGCGGCGAGCGCATCTTCGCCCTCGACGACGGCGAGGACTGGGACGGCACGTGGACGCTCATCGCGTTCTCGCTGCCCGTGGACGACGGCGATCTACGACGGCTGCTGCGCGCGCGACTGCGGTGGTTGACGTTCTGGCCCGTGTACGACGGCACCTGGGTGACCCCGCACGACCGGGTCGACGCCGTGCGCGAGCAGCTGAGCGAGCTCGAGATCACCGACGCCATGGTGCTGCGCAGCCGGGACGTGGAGTTGCTCCCCGACGGGCTCGCCCGCCTCCGCCAGGCATGGCAGCTGGACGTTCTGGCCGACGCCTACCAGACCTACCTGCACCGCTACCAGCCGCTGCACGAGCGGGCCCGTACCGGCGCCGTCGCGCCCGACGAGGCACTGGTGCAGCGCACGGAACTGGTGGACGATTGGCGGCGGCTCGTACGCGACGATCCGGACCTGCCGGCGACCTTCCTTCCCGACGGCTTCCCACGCAGCCGCGCACGGCAGGTCTTCCTCGCCACGTACGCCGCCCTGGCTCGTCCCGCGGCCGACCGGTTCGAGCAGTTCGTGCGCGGCGACGGCTGA
- a CDS encoding DUF6351 family protein: MSVALGLVGAAPAAASTAAPAAMSQPDKQFTVEVPAGRADTVTGGDALVQVVVPRTVPVHQVRITVDGRDVRSAFEPVGDGRTLLGLVDGLALGENHLEVRANGEGRGRPQAELTLVNHPAHGPVFSGPHIRLYCTASGSPWNLGPVDEHCHVEEPRVTYRYRTTTNSWANWPDDGSTPDDLATTTTSTGETVPYVVRRERGTINRAVYETMILHEPGTPLPDPWTTTPGWNGRLVYTFGGACGIGHTQATSTGGVENDLLLRQGYAVASATFNVFANNCNDVTSAETAMMVKEHFTETYGPPVFTMGSGGSAGTMQQLLIANAYPGILDGVIGEIGYPDERSTTVSGHECRFLTQAASAAGLSSAQQTAVSGFAAAFTCFGYQFFDSVDWPASCPGHIPPADRYHPTGNPDGIRCAIADFVSNVYGVDPDTGFGRPIVPDTVGVQYGLRTLDDGTITPEQFVALNEAIGGLDVEGNRTPHRTSADEEAVRIAYETGRVNQFDGGLAWTPIVETRGYTDLAGDFHDRFRSWTMRERLLEANGHADNHVSVTAASGQRANEAREAALASMDAWLTARTALAAERPDLDGITLTRQSRPDGLADHCVASDGTRIDEELTLDPDAACNQLFPFHANPRVVAGGPTTSAVLKCELQALDRSAYAVEFTDEQWSRLQAVFPDGVCDWSRPGVGQVPLTDTWLRF; the protein is encoded by the coding sequence ATGAGCGTGGCACTGGGGCTGGTCGGCGCGGCACCAGCGGCCGCGTCGACGGCGGCGCCAGCCGCCATGTCCCAGCCCGACAAGCAGTTCACGGTCGAGGTACCCGCCGGGCGCGCCGACACCGTCACCGGCGGCGACGCCCTCGTGCAGGTCGTCGTGCCGCGCACCGTCCCGGTCCATCAGGTCCGGATCACGGTCGACGGACGCGACGTGCGGTCCGCCTTCGAGCCGGTCGGCGACGGTCGCACCCTCCTCGGGCTGGTCGACGGCCTCGCCCTCGGCGAGAACCACCTCGAGGTGCGTGCGAACGGCGAGGGTCGGGGCCGCCCCCAGGCGGAGCTCACGCTGGTGAACCACCCGGCCCACGGTCCGGTGTTCTCCGGACCACACATCCGCCTGTACTGCACCGCGTCCGGCAGCCCGTGGAACCTCGGGCCGGTCGACGAGCACTGTCACGTCGAGGAACCCCGGGTCACCTACCGCTACCGCACCACGACCAACAGCTGGGCGAACTGGCCCGATGACGGCTCGACGCCGGACGACCTCGCCACGACGACCACGTCGACCGGCGAGACGGTGCCCTACGTCGTCCGCCGCGAGCGCGGCACGATCAACCGCGCGGTCTACGAGACCATGATCCTGCACGAGCCGGGAACGCCGTTGCCCGATCCGTGGACCACGACGCCCGGCTGGAACGGACGCCTGGTCTACACCTTCGGTGGGGCCTGCGGCATCGGGCACACGCAGGCGACCAGCACCGGCGGGGTGGAGAACGACCTGCTGCTGCGCCAGGGCTACGCCGTCGCCAGTGCGACCTTCAACGTCTTCGCCAACAACTGCAACGACGTGACGTCGGCCGAGACGGCGATGATGGTCAAGGAACACTTCACCGAGACCTACGGCCCGCCCGTGTTCACCATGGGCTCGGGCGGCTCCGCCGGGACCATGCAGCAGTTGCTCATCGCGAACGCCTACCCCGGCATCCTGGACGGCGTCATCGGTGAGATCGGCTACCCCGACGAGCGCTCGACCACCGTCAGCGGGCACGAATGCCGTTTCCTCACGCAGGCGGCCTCGGCCGCGGGGCTCTCCTCGGCGCAGCAGACGGCCGTCAGCGGTTTCGCCGCGGCATTCACGTGTTTCGGCTACCAGTTCTTCGACAGCGTGGACTGGCCCGCGAGTTGTCCGGGCCACATCCCGCCGGCCGACCGCTACCACCCGACCGGGAACCCGGACGGGATCCGCTGCGCCATCGCGGACTTCGTCTCCAACGTCTACGGGGTCGACCCGGACACGGGGTTCGGTCGCCCGATCGTCCCGGACACCGTGGGCGTCCAGTACGGCCTGCGGACGCTGGACGACGGCACCATCACGCCGGAGCAGTTCGTCGCCCTGAACGAGGCCATCGGTGGCCTGGACGTCGAGGGCAACCGGACGCCGCACCGCACGTCGGCCGACGAGGAGGCGGTGCGGATCGCGTACGAGACCGGACGGGTCAACCAGTTCGACGGCGGCCTGGCCTGGACACCGATCGTGGAAACCCGCGGCTACACCGACCTGGCTGGCGACTTCCACGACCGTTTCCGCTCCTGGACGATGCGTGAGCGGCTGCTGGAGGCCAACGGTCACGCCGACAACCACGTCAGTGTGACGGCGGCCTCGGGTCAGCGCGCGAACGAGGCGCGCGAGGCGGCCCTGGCCAGCATGGATGCCTGGCTGACGGCGCGCACCGCGCTGGCGGCCGAGCGCCCCGACCTCGACGGCATCACGCTGACGCGGCAGTCACGGCCCGACGGGCTCGCGGACCACTGTGTCGCCAGCGACGGCACCCGGATCGACGAGGAGCTGACGCTCGATCCCGACGCCGCGTGCAACCAGCTGTTCCCGTTCCACGCGAATCCGCGGGTGGTCGCCGGCGGGCCGACCACCAGCGCGGTGCTGAAGTGCGAGCTCCAGGCGCTGGACCGTTCGGCCTACGCGGTCGAGTTCACCGACGAGCAGTGGAGCCGGCTCCAGGCCGTGTTCCCCGACGGTGTCTGTGACTGGTCGAGGCCCGGCGTCGGTCAGGTCCCGCTGACGGACACCTGGTTGCGCTTCTGA
- a CDS encoding long-chain fatty acid--CoA ligase: MRNQGLGSWPRRRARIGADDVAIVHDDEGLTYGDLDRRVRRLANALASSGVARGDRVAYLGPNHPAFVETLFAAGLLGAVFVPLNTRLAPRELAYMLRDAQVHTLVTDARLDDLTRPLLAQAPVAHHLVVGAATPDARDFEAALAGGHDAVVDEPVTLDDLAMIMYTSGTTGEPKGVMLTHGNLAWNTYNVLIDVDVSTDEVTLVSAPLFHTAALNQTFLPTFVKGGTSVLVGAFDPAATLDLIARHRVTWMFGVPAMFQALTRVPGWEDADLSSVRAVEAGGAPVPEELIRTYQARGLTFMQGYGMTEASPGVLFLRAKDSLRKVGSAGTPCFFVDVDVVDAEGRSTAPGETGEVLVQGPNVMVGYWNKPDATAVALDDEGWFRSGDAAVRDDEGYLAIVDRMKDMFISGGENVYPAEVENALYEHPAVGEVAVVGVPDDRWGEVGRAYVVLREGHSLDLPELERYLDGRLARYKIPKSLVTVDALPRNASGKLLKKELRTTVTDADVSRS; the protein is encoded by the coding sequence ATGCGCAATCAAGGGCTGGGTTCGTGGCCGCGGCGGCGCGCACGCATCGGCGCCGACGACGTGGCCATCGTGCACGACGACGAGGGCTTGACCTACGGCGACCTGGACCGGCGCGTCCGGCGACTGGCCAACGCGCTGGCCTCGTCGGGGGTCGCCAGAGGTGACCGGGTCGCCTACCTCGGGCCCAATCATCCGGCTTTCGTGGAGACGTTGTTCGCCGCCGGCCTGCTCGGGGCCGTCTTCGTGCCGCTCAACACGCGACTGGCGCCCCGTGAGCTGGCCTACATGCTGCGCGACGCGCAGGTGCACACGCTGGTGACCGACGCCCGGTTGGACGACCTCACCCGGCCGCTGTTGGCGCAGGCACCCGTCGCGCACCACCTCGTCGTCGGTGCCGCGACGCCGGACGCGCGCGACTTCGAGGCCGCGCTGGCCGGCGGTCATGACGCCGTCGTCGACGAACCGGTCACCCTCGACGACCTCGCCATGATCATGTACACGTCGGGCACGACGGGCGAGCCGAAGGGCGTGATGCTCACCCACGGCAACCTCGCATGGAACACGTACAACGTCCTCATCGACGTCGACGTCTCCACCGACGAGGTGACGCTGGTCAGCGCGCCGCTGTTCCACACCGCGGCGCTCAACCAGACCTTCCTGCCCACCTTCGTCAAGGGGGGTACCAGCGTCCTGGTGGGGGCGTTCGACCCGGCCGCGACGCTGGACCTCATCGCCCGCCACCGGGTCACCTGGATGTTCGGCGTCCCCGCGATGTTCCAGGCCCTGACCCGGGTGCCGGGATGGGAGGACGCCGACCTGTCGTCGGTGCGGGCGGTCGAGGCCGGCGGTGCGCCCGTCCCCGAGGAGCTCATCCGCACCTACCAGGCCCGCGGCCTGACCTTCATGCAGGGCTACGGTATGACGGAAGCCTCCCCCGGGGTGCTGTTCCTGCGCGCCAAGGACAGCCTGCGCAAGGTGGGCTCCGCCGGGACACCGTGCTTCTTCGTGGACGTGGACGTGGTCGACGCCGAGGGCCGGTCGACCGCGCCGGGCGAGACCGGCGAGGTCCTGGTCCAGGGCCCCAACGTGATGGTCGGGTACTGGAACAAGCCCGACGCGACCGCCGTCGCCCTCGACGATGAGGGCTGGTTCCGATCCGGGGACGCGGCGGTACGCGACGACGAGGGGTACCTCGCCATCGTCGACCGCATGAAGGACATGTTCATCTCGGGTGGTGAGAACGTCTATCCCGCCGAGGTGGAGAACGCCCTGTACGAACACCCGGCCGTCGGCGAGGTGGCGGTCGTCGGCGTGCCCGACGACCGGTGGGGCGAAGTCGGCCGGGCCTACGTGGTGCTGCGCGAGGGGCACTCGCTGGACCTGCCCGAGCTCGAGCGCTACCTGGACGGTCGGTTGGCGCGCTACAAGATCCCGAAGTCGTTGGTGACGGTCGACGCGCTGCCCCGCAACGCCAGCGGCAAACTGCTGAAGAAGGAACTTCGCACGACGGTCACGGACGCCGACGTGTCCCGGTCCTGA
- a CDS encoding MaoC family dehydratase has translation MAEARIVEGIEGLRALVGQEIGATDWMEVTQAQVDQFADATGDHQWIHVDVERAAEGPFGGTIAHGFLTLALIPRVLTSVVDVRGFSMVVNYGLDKVRFPAPLPVGAKLRGVVTVDEVTEVGTGVQVAFTIAFEIDGADKPACVARFLERRFV, from the coding sequence ATGGCCGAGGCGCGAATCGTCGAAGGCATCGAGGGGCTGCGCGCCCTGGTGGGACAGGAGATCGGCGCCACCGACTGGATGGAGGTGACGCAGGCGCAGGTCGACCAGTTCGCGGACGCGACCGGCGACCACCAGTGGATCCACGTCGACGTCGAGCGGGCCGCCGAGGGTCCCTTCGGCGGCACGATCGCCCACGGCTTCCTCACGCTCGCCCTGATCCCGCGGGTCCTGACCAGCGTCGTCGACGTCCGCGGTTTCTCCATGGTGGTCAACTACGGCCTCGACAAGGTGCGCTTCCCGGCGCCGCTGCCGGTGGGCGCGAAGCTGCGCGGCGTGGTGACCGTCGACGAGGTCACGGAGGTCGGGACCGGCGTGCAGGTCGCGTTCACCATCGCGTTCGAGATCGACGGCGCCGACAAGCCGGCCTGCGTCGCCCGCTTCCTCGAGCGGCGGTTCGTGTGA
- a CDS encoding SDR family NAD(P)-dependent oxidoreductase — MTSLDLQDRVVIVTGAGGGLGRSHALSLAQRGARVVVNDLAAGDADGPSAAGVVKEIESGGGSAIAVEASVAERASAASVVEQALDAFGQVDGLVNNAGILRDRSFAKMTEQEVREVLEVHLMGAFHLTSAVWPHFKEQGFGRIVNTTSPAGLFGNFGQANYAAAKMGLVGLTRTLAIEGARAGINVNVVAPLAASRMTEAILPPEALAKLDPDLVAPLVTYLCSPACTHTGGVFTAGGGFVGRVAVTQGPGVVFDRDLTPEDLADKWDEVVRMDGAVEFDGGAAAQGDWVLGRI; from the coding sequence GTGACGTCACTCGACCTCCAGGACCGCGTCGTGATCGTGACCGGCGCGGGCGGCGGCCTCGGTCGCAGCCACGCGCTGTCGCTCGCGCAGCGGGGCGCACGCGTCGTGGTCAACGACCTCGCGGCCGGTGACGCCGACGGCCCGTCCGCCGCAGGGGTGGTGAAGGAGATCGAGTCCGGCGGGGGATCGGCCATCGCCGTCGAGGCCTCCGTGGCCGAGCGTGCCTCGGCGGCGTCGGTCGTCGAGCAGGCGCTGGACGCGTTCGGGCAGGTCGACGGCCTGGTGAACAACGCCGGGATCCTGCGCGACCGTTCGTTCGCCAAGATGACCGAGCAGGAGGTGCGTGAGGTCCTCGAGGTGCATCTGATGGGCGCCTTCCACCTCACCAGCGCCGTGTGGCCCCACTTCAAGGAGCAGGGCTTCGGCCGGATCGTCAACACCACCTCGCCGGCCGGGCTGTTCGGCAACTTCGGACAGGCCAACTACGCGGCGGCGAAGATGGGCCTGGTCGGCCTGACGAGGACGCTCGCGATCGAAGGCGCCCGCGCCGGCATCAACGTCAACGTGGTCGCGCCGCTCGCGGCGTCACGGATGACGGAGGCCATCCTGCCGCCCGAGGCCCTCGCGAAGCTCGATCCGGACCTGGTGGCCCCGCTGGTCACCTACCTGTGCTCGCCCGCCTGCACGCACACCGGTGGCGTGTTCACCGCCGGCGGGGGCTTCGTCGGACGGGTCGCGGTGACGCAGGGGCCAGGTGTGGTCTTCGACCGGGACCTGACGCCCGAGGACCTCGCCGACAAGTGGGACGAGGTGGTGCGCATGGACGGGGCCGTGGAGTTCGACGGCGGTGCCGCCGCGCAGGGCGACTGGGTCCTGGGCCGCATCTGA